A genomic segment from Nocardiopsis sp. Huas11 encodes:
- a CDS encoding DUF4193 domain-containing protein codes for MATDYDSPRKTDEDINEDSLQELQARRVDKGTGTIDVDPDEANEGLELPGADLSGEELAVRVLPRQADEFTCSRCFLVHHRSQLAEQRAGQLVCKECT; via the coding sequence ATGGCCACCGACTACGACAGCCCGCGCAAGACTGACGAGGACATCAACGAGGACAGCCTCCAGGAGCTGCAGGCGCGGCGCGTGGACAAGGGCACCGGCACGATCGACGTCGACCCCGACGAGGCCAACGAAGGGCTCGAACTGCCCGGAGCGGACCTGTCCGGCGAGGAGCTCGCGGTCCGCGTGCTCCCGCGTCAGGCCGACGAGTTCACCTGCTCGCGCTGCTTCCTTGTGCACCACCGCAGTCAGCTCGCCGAACAGCGCGCCGGCCAGCTGGTCTGCAAGGAGTGCACCTGA
- a CDS encoding DUF4235 domain-containing protein encodes MAKKDGGELGPALLGFAAGFAAEFVARKALTFAWTRATGEEPPTDLESPEVSLGRALSWAVLAGVGVEVARVLAVRATRKKVLGSAGLEPELISD; translated from the coding sequence ATGGCTAAGAAGGACGGCGGTGAACTCGGTCCCGCACTCCTCGGCTTCGCGGCGGGGTTCGCGGCGGAGTTCGTGGCACGCAAGGCCCTGACCTTCGCCTGGACGCGTGCGACCGGAGAAGAGCCCCCGACGGACCTGGAGTCCCCCGAGGTGAGCCTCGGCCGCGCTCTGAGCTGGGCCGTGCTGGCGGGCGTGGGCGTGGAGGTGGCGCGAGTGCTGGCCGTGCGCGCCACGCGCAAGAAGGTGCTCGGCTCGGCCGGCCTGGAGCCGGAACTCATCTCCGACTGA
- a CDS encoding response regulator transcription factor: MRVLVVEDERVLADAVAVGLRREAMAVDVVYDGDMALEHTAVNDYDVIVLDRDLPGTHGDDVARTLVEESYTGRILMLTASDGVQDKVEGLTIGADDYLAKPFAFAELIARVHALGRRSAPPLPPVLERHGITLDPANHRVHRDGREIALTPKEFAVLQVLMRAQGTVVSAEGLLEKAWDENADPFTNVVRVTVMTLRKKIGDPPVIQTVPGAGYRL, from the coding sequence GTGCGCGTACTCGTGGTCGAAGACGAACGGGTTCTGGCCGACGCCGTGGCCGTGGGACTGCGCCGCGAGGCGATGGCGGTGGACGTGGTCTACGACGGCGACATGGCCCTGGAGCACACCGCGGTCAACGACTACGATGTGATCGTGCTCGACCGCGACCTGCCCGGAACCCACGGCGACGACGTCGCGCGCACCCTGGTCGAGGAGAGCTACACCGGCCGGATCCTGATGCTCACCGCCTCCGACGGGGTCCAGGACAAGGTCGAGGGCCTGACCATCGGCGCCGACGACTACCTCGCCAAGCCCTTCGCCTTCGCCGAGCTCATCGCCCGCGTGCACGCCCTGGGCCGCCGGTCGGCCCCGCCGCTGCCGCCCGTGCTGGAACGGCACGGCATCACGCTCGACCCGGCCAACCACCGCGTGCACCGCGACGGCCGCGAGATCGCCCTCACGCCCAAGGAGTTCGCCGTCCTGCAGGTCCTCATGCGCGCGCAGGGGACCGTGGTCAGCGCCGAAGGGCTGCTGGAGAAGGCCTGGGACGAGAACGCCGACCCCTTCACCAACGTCGTGCGTGTCACCGTCATGACCCTGCGCAAGAAGATCGGCGACCCGCCGGTCATCCAGACCGTCCCCGGCGCCGGATACCGGCTGTGA
- a CDS encoding cell wall metabolism sensor histidine kinase WalK: protein MRPGERAESDQVEPTRPGDTGTWRRLHTASPDREGAERSAAAERVYRFTDNLSLRARLTLIYGMLFFAAGSVLVLVNYLIVAVLLNALLAEEGAAELLAQRHLIEEVLTHVTRFSLLALFLVGLLAVALGYAVAGRALSPLQKITRIARRLSERSLHERIALSGPDDEIRELADTFDGMLERLDRAFDGQRRFVANASHELRTPLAINRTLLEVALSAPEVSPDLKSVGQTLLETNARHERLIDGLLFLAKSDRELESRTRVDLGEVAETVLSQLSGDIEESGLRLRRDLRPGAVVGDPVLLERLAANLVENALKYNVEDGEITVRSGMYEGVPAIQVENSGKVIPAYEIEGLFEPFRRGSGDRVGSGRSAGLGLSIVRSVVRAHEGVVTAWPRAGGGLVITVCLPLAPPEAPERR from the coding sequence GTGAGACCGGGCGAGCGCGCCGAGTCGGACCAGGTCGAACCCACCCGACCCGGCGACACCGGAACCTGGCGCCGCCTGCACACCGCCTCGCCCGACCGGGAGGGCGCCGAGCGCTCCGCGGCCGCCGAGCGGGTGTACCGATTCACCGACAACCTCAGCCTGCGGGCGCGGCTCACGCTCATCTACGGGATGCTGTTCTTCGCGGCCGGGTCCGTGCTGGTGCTGGTCAACTACCTCATCGTCGCGGTCCTGCTCAACGCCCTGCTCGCGGAGGAGGGCGCCGCCGAACTGCTGGCCCAGCGCCACCTCATCGAGGAGGTGCTCACCCACGTCACCCGGTTCTCCCTGCTCGCGCTGTTCCTGGTCGGCCTGTTGGCGGTCGCCCTGGGCTACGCGGTGGCCGGGCGCGCCCTGTCGCCGCTGCAGAAGATCACGCGCATCGCCCGCCGCCTGTCGGAGCGCTCCCTGCACGAGCGCATCGCCCTGTCCGGGCCCGACGACGAGATCCGTGAGCTCGCCGACACCTTCGACGGCATGCTGGAGCGCCTGGACCGGGCCTTCGACGGCCAGCGCCGGTTCGTCGCCAACGCCTCGCACGAGCTGCGCACGCCCCTGGCGATCAACCGCACCCTGCTGGAGGTCGCCCTCAGCGCCCCCGAGGTCTCACCCGACCTCAAGAGCGTCGGCCAGACGCTGCTGGAGACCAACGCCCGCCACGAGCGCCTCATCGACGGCCTGCTCTTCCTGGCCAAGAGCGACCGCGAGCTGGAGTCGCGGACCCGGGTCGACCTCGGAGAGGTCGCGGAGACGGTTCTGAGCCAGCTCTCGGGGGACATCGAGGAGTCGGGGCTGCGGCTGCGCCGGGACCTGCGCCCCGGCGCCGTGGTCGGCGATCCGGTCCTGCTGGAGCGGTTGGCCGCCAACCTGGTGGAGAACGCGCTCAAGTACAACGTCGAGGACGGCGAGATCACCGTCCGCAGCGGCATGTACGAGGGCGTGCCGGCCATCCAGGTGGAGAACTCCGGCAAGGTCATCCCCGCCTACGAGATCGAGGGCCTCTTCGAGCCGTTCCGGCGCGGATCGGGCGACCGGGTGGGTTCGGGCCGCAGCGCCGGACTCGGCCTGTCGATCGTGCGCTCGGTGGTGCGCGCCCACGAGGGCGTGGTGACGGCGTGGCCGCGCGCGGGCGGCGGACTGGTCATCACGGTCTGCCTGCCGCTGGCTCCGCCCGAGGCCCCCGAGCGCCGATGA